One genomic window of Halovivax cerinus includes the following:
- a CDS encoding SPFH domain-containing protein, whose translation MDTLVPATTGSATLLGIGALVLLVVVVTLWQSVRFVDAYDREALTVFGEYRKLLEPGLNVIPPFVSRTYRFDMRTQTIDVPQQEAITRDNSPVTADAVVYIRVMDAKRAFLEVDDYMPAVSNLAQTTLRAVLGDMELDDTLSRREKINARIREELDEPTDEWGIRVESVEVREVTPSPDVKGAMEKQTSAERTRRAMILEAQGERRSAVEKAEGDKQSNIIRAQGEKQSQILEAQGDAISTVLRAKSAESMGERAVIDKGMETLSEIGQGESTTFVLPQELSSLVGRYGKHLTGSDVATDDGTLDSLEFDEETRELIGLDDIAEMIGEIDAEAEMDVEAMERQAQAIKEGQDVGADETVDRSESPESAE comes from the coding sequence ATGGACACCCTCGTTCCAGCGACGACCGGTTCGGCGACACTCCTGGGAATCGGCGCGCTCGTCCTCCTCGTAGTCGTCGTCACGCTCTGGCAGTCGGTCAGGTTCGTCGACGCCTACGACCGCGAGGCGCTGACCGTCTTCGGCGAGTACCGGAAACTCCTCGAACCGGGGTTGAACGTCATCCCGCCGTTCGTCTCGCGCACGTACCGGTTCGACATGCGGACCCAGACGATCGACGTTCCACAACAGGAGGCGATCACGCGGGACAACTCCCCCGTCACGGCGGACGCGGTGGTATACATCCGCGTCATGGATGCCAAACGGGCGTTCCTCGAGGTCGACGACTACATGCCCGCGGTCTCGAACCTCGCCCAGACGACGCTACGGGCCGTCCTCGGCGACATGGAACTCGACGACACGCTGAGTCGGCGTGAGAAGATCAACGCGCGCATTCGCGAGGAGCTCGACGAACCCACCGACGAGTGGGGGATCCGCGTCGAGAGCGTCGAGGTCCGCGAGGTCACCCCCTCGCCGGACGTCAAGGGAGCGATGGAGAAGCAGACCTCCGCCGAGCGAACCCGGCGAGCGATGATCCTCGAAGCCCAGGGGGAACGCCGCAGCGCCGTCGAGAAGGCCGAAGGTGACAAACAGAGTAACATCATCCGCGCACAGGGGGAAAAACAGAGCCAGATCCTGGAGGCACAGGGTGACGCCATCTCGACCGTCCTCCGGGCCAAATCTGCCGAGTCGATGGGCGAGCGCGCCGTCATCGACAAAGGCATGGAGACGCTCTCCGAGATCGGCCAGGGTGAGTCGACCACGTTCGTCCTCCCACAGGAACTCTCCTCGCTCGTCGGTCGCTACGGCAAGCACCTCACCGGCAGTGACGTCGCCACGGACGACGGTACGCTCGACAGTCTCGAGTTCGACGAGGAGACGCGCGAACTGATCGGCCTCGACGACATCGCCGAGATGATCGGCGAGATCGACGCCGAAGCCGAGATGGACGTCGAGGCGATGGAGCGACAGGCCCAGGCCATCAAGGAGGGACAGGACGTTGGCGCCGACGAGACGGTCGACCGCTCCGAGTCCCCCGAATCGGCCGAGTAG
- a CDS encoding proteasome assembly chaperone family protein: MSSNPSAAYEQLADFSGQEPTLIEGLPGHGLVASIAVDLLNDQLDLSHCGNITSEAFPPVATFDEGLVQDLVRVYGCGEPSVMTLQSDLTIPESAYEPLSECVIEDVANEIGKAIFIAAAPASSEAQLGSVTGIATTDAIRDELEAADIPVADERGVVGGVTGALVRACYQADVPAALLVVRAHPQLPDPGSAKAVIENALEPLVDFEVDTTPLDEQAEEIQQRMKQVASQFQQAQRKGQGGDEEQSFRSKGSGMYQ, translated from the coding sequence ATGTCGTCCAATCCATCCGCGGCCTACGAACAACTCGCCGACTTCAGCGGTCAGGAACCGACGCTCATCGAAGGGTTGCCGGGTCACGGCCTCGTCGCCTCGATCGCCGTCGACCTGTTGAACGACCAGCTCGACCTCTCCCACTGCGGAAACATCACCTCCGAGGCCTTTCCGCCGGTGGCGACGTTCGACGAGGGACTGGTTCAGGATCTGGTCCGTGTATACGGCTGCGGTGAGCCGTCGGTGATGACGCTCCAGAGCGATCTGACGATCCCAGAGAGCGCCTACGAGCCCCTCAGCGAGTGTGTCATCGAAGACGTCGCGAACGAGATCGGCAAGGCCATATTCATCGCCGCTGCACCGGCGAGTTCCGAGGCCCAACTGGGAAGTGTCACCGGCATCGCGACGACCGATGCGATCAGGGACGAGCTCGAGGCAGCGGATATTCCGGTCGCAGACGAACGCGGTGTCGTCGGCGGTGTGACCGGCGCGCTCGTCCGGGCGTGCTACCAGGCCGACGTCCCGGCCGCGTTGCTCGTCGTTCGCGCCCATCCGCAACTGCCCGATCCGGGCTCCGCCAAGGCCGTCATCGAGAACGCACTCGAACCCCTCGTCGACTTCGAGGTCGACACGACGCCGCTCGACGAGCAGGCCGAAGAGATCCAGCAGCGCATGAAGCAGGTCGCGAGCCAGTTCCAGCAAGCGCAGCGAAAGGGACAGGGCGGCGACGAAGAGCAGAGCTTCCGTTCGAAAGGATCGGGCATGTACCAGTAG
- the paaK gene encoding phenylacetate--CoA ligase PaaK produces the protein MYQDIETAPRSELTDVQSDRLRETVRRAYENVAFYRERLDDAGVSPDDVESIDDITTLPFTRKEHFEAQYPDGLFAADHEDVRRIHASSGTTGKRKIVGYTENDLQVWRDVMARSLAAAGVESGQTVQNAYGYGLFTGGLGFHDGIEELGATVVPTGGGNTAGQLEMLQDLDVDALGSTPSYCLYLAEAAEERGIDPRDLPLSTVIIGAEPFTDPMREEIEDALDVTAIDIYGLSELIGPGVSVECADAQDGMHVQEDHFYPEIVDPKTGEPLPDGERGELVLTSLTKEALPVVRYRTGDVTSLTHEECACGRTTVRMDNVSGRVDDLLIVRGVNVYASSIEEVVVEIDDVAPYYRIDLYREGALDTMEITVERHENADRSAEEIHDLIDSRLHEILDVTVDDLSVVPYGEIDRQETGKVQRVFDHR, from the coding sequence ATGTACCAGGACATCGAAACCGCGCCGCGAAGCGAACTGACCGACGTACAGAGCGATCGGCTGCGAGAGACGGTGCGACGCGCCTACGAGAACGTGGCCTTCTATCGCGAACGGCTGGACGACGCAGGCGTCTCACCGGACGACGTCGAGTCCATCGACGATATTACGACGCTGCCGTTCACGCGGAAAGAGCACTTCGAAGCGCAGTATCCGGACGGCCTCTTCGCGGCAGACCACGAGGACGTCCGGCGTATCCACGCCTCGTCCGGAACGACGGGGAAACGCAAGATCGTCGGATACACCGAGAACGACCTGCAGGTCTGGCGCGACGTGATGGCCCGCTCGCTGGCCGCCGCCGGCGTCGAATCCGGTCAGACGGTCCAGAACGCCTACGGCTACGGTCTGTTCACCGGCGGTCTGGGTTTTCACGATGGCATCGAGGAACTCGGGGCGACGGTCGTCCCGACCGGCGGCGGGAACACGGCCGGCCAACTGGAGATGCTCCAGGACCTGGACGTCGATGCGCTCGGAAGCACTCCATCGTACTGCCTCTACCTGGCCGAGGCGGCCGAAGAACGAGGCATCGACCCGCGCGACCTGCCGCTGTCGACGGTGATCATCGGCGCGGAGCCGTTCACCGACCCGATGCGCGAGGAGATCGAGGACGCGCTGGACGTCACGGCGATCGACATCTATGGCCTCTCGGAGCTCATCGGCCCCGGCGTCTCCGTCGAGTGTGCCGACGCCCAGGACGGAATGCACGTTCAGGAGGATCACTTCTATCCCGAGATCGTCGATCCGAAGACGGGCGAACCGCTCCCCGACGGTGAGCGAGGCGAACTCGTGTTGACGTCGCTCACCAAGGAGGCGCTCCCGGTCGTTCGGTATCGGACCGGCGACGTGACCAGTCTCACCCACGAGGAGTGTGCGTGCGGTCGAACGACGGTCCGGATGGACAACGTCAGTGGCCGCGTCGACGACCTGCTCATCGTCCGCGGTGTCAACGTCTACGCCAGCAGTATCGAGGAGGTCGTAGTCGAGATCGACGACGTGGCGCCGTACTACCGCATCGACCTCTACCGCGAGGGTGCGCTCGACACGATGGAGATCACCGTCGAGCGCCACGAGAACGCCGACAGAAGCGCCGAGGAAATCCACGATCTGATCGATAGCCGGCTTCACGAGATCCTGGACGTCACGGTCGACGACCTGTCGGTCGTCCCGTACGGCGAGATCGACCGCCAGGAGACCGGCAAGGTCCAGCGCGTCTTCGACCACCGGTAG